The genomic stretch GTATTTGATTGGTCGTCGTCATGTTCCAAGACAGGATCAGCGTAACTTGCTAAATCGtcattaaatttcattaaatgaAGAACGTTCCTGTTCCACTGAGTTGATCTGATTTGTAATACCTTGAGGGAGAATAAAATATCATCTTTACGAACATGGGGGACAACGAAGGAAAGTCCTCAAAGCCGTTCAAACAGCGCAAAAGTTTTGGTAAGTTGCCCAACAGATTTGCATGTTGAACTTGATTGTTTATACGTCGTTTTCTGGTGAGCACGTTTTGTTCCTAATCGAGATCATTGCTCTTTTCGTGAATTTGACAGTCAGTAGAAGAGATGAAGTGGCTGGAATCAGAGCAAAGTTTCCCTCCAAAATACCTGTGAGTTAATGTTAAATTTGAGTTGTTACATTCGACTATTTTTGAAGGCATGGTCTAGAGCTTTTACTGATCAGTGCAAAACTTTCTGTATACCTCTTTTTCTTCAGGTAATAGTCGAAAGATACCACAAAGAAAAAGATCTTCCTTTGCTCGACAAGACGAAATTTCTTGTCCCTCAGGAACTGACTATGAGTCAATTCGTCACCATAATAAGGTTTGTGGTGAAAATAAAACTATTGTTTAGAACATCACTGTTAGCAACTCGCCGAAGCATATTCTGTAGTGCACGTTCTTAATTGTAACATGTTTCATACTTGTTCTATAGAATTATACTTATATGATCTCGCTTTTAGACCATAACAGGAAAAATGCAGATTAAGTTAACAGAAATATTAGTTATTATACTGGTTTGCCATTTCTAGTAGCAGTTTATTATGGCAATCTGCATGGGTTTCTCAAAATCTCGTGCGAACTAAGTTCAGTGATAATTGTGGGGTCAAAATGTCAAGAGAAATAATTCCCTTATTTAATGTTGGCAGTAAGTGAGATGCTGGGTTAGGTcttgaaaatgttaaaacaacagCATGTTGAAGCACAGAAAGGCTTGCCTGGTTTGCAGAATCTAATAATACGATATTATCACtgacaaaaatgacaaaatcagtttccctttttttgttttcccttttttcgtgctttttgttctttttgtgtCTTTAAGATACCATGAGTTATATTCCTAAATAGGTTACACTGTAAATTATTCATGAAACACGGTATTTGTGTTAGTATTTTAATTGTGAtgactttgtattttaaaagttTGAAGCTTTTATTGCAAAGCACAAGttctttattaatatttaatggtaattgaaccgagtggagtgcaatttggtctgaaatcatacgtgtgatttcaaaatcatgaaatcgcaagtatgatttcagaccaaaattgcacgacaccaGAGTTAATAGTTCAATTAcgactttattacatccatttagaaatgacaaacaataattgttttaaccATTGtgttgcaacttttgttcccatctggatcaataaaatattggtactgactaaaacCCTGTATTTTAGTGATTAAATGATCATATTTTAGtgattaaataataattattttaaaatcgctaaaatacagggttttagtcagtaccaatattttattgatccagttgggagcAAAAGTTGCAACACAATGGTTaaattttcctgcaatttgaatGGTTACCTTAaaaaagccttgaaatctgattggttgttttgttttagtgttccatTCTCATTGGCGAAGGAAATGGTTTGATTTAGAGCAAATAAATTGTGCGATTTGGTAATAAATTGCACTGCTGGGAGCCAAttagattgcaaggatcaccagtgatttctacatggatgtaataaataaataaataaataaataaataaaatgaagtaAACTATTATTGaatgaaatgtttgtttttgatgaATGTTGAAAGCTAAAGTACATGACATTTATGATCTGCTCCAGGAATCTAAACCTCGACACACTCAAAACCATCGTTCCTATGATTTAATTGGAGCTGATTTGGTTTGATTTGATTCTTGTACATTGTACCCGGTTAGTCCCATAGCACTAAATACTGTTGCCACTTAAATAAACATGGCATCAgactgacaggatgcggcgatgcagATCCGCATCCGCATAATTCCCTAGAATCCGCATCTTCCCCATAAtcacgatattttccgcataaaactgaagaaatgcctgatattagtggTAAAGCAGCTGCATACCATCCTCTcaaacacaaaagccaaagagattgactactttgaaacacttattttcctgaacattgaagaaaacacgccatttcgttcacaagatgaaagttcgtaagcagtttccacacATTTTTtggcaatgagcctggactctagttaaaccattttcatAACATACCCTAGGCTCGAACTCaacaaggtatgaaaatttagccACAAGTTATAGTCACAAATTAAACTGCATTATTTGTAAAAGTAGGGACAATCATTGTgatgaagttgtacaaaacaaaataggagcCCGCAATACATATGTGTAAAAAACCggtgaaaatggtgaatgatcgagggaatggatcgtggttcaaccacatcacaattttgctTCCTTCCTccaaattgaag from Montipora capricornis isolate CH-2021 chromosome 12, ASM3666992v2, whole genome shotgun sequence encodes the following:
- the LOC138027102 gene encoding microtubule-associated proteins 1A/1B light chain 3C-like isoform X1, translated to MGDNEGKSSKPFKQRKSFVSRRDEVAGIRAKFPSKIPVIVERYHKEKDLPLLDKTKFLVPQELTMSQFVTIIRILSLMTENRAKSNFEIQWLYCSVVSRITGLQQTAVAVKQT
- the LOC138027102 gene encoding microtubule-associated proteins 1A/1B light chain 3C-like isoform X2, producing MGDNEGKSSKPFKQRKSFVSRRDEVAGIRAKFPSKIPVIVERYHKEKDLPLLDKTKFLVPQELTMSQFVTIISVPFSLAKEMV